Below is a window of Prosthecobacter algae DNA.
GCTCGACAGCCGCCTCTGCCGCTTCCTCGGCGTGCCTTATGAGATCATCCGGCATCATGTCCTTCTTCATCCCGCCGAGAGTGACGAAGACATCCTCACCTGGACTCAGGCACGCGGCGCTCTGCGTTCGGATGAAGAGTGTCACATCTGGAACCGCTTCATTGCCAAACTCGGCTGGCGCGATGAACGCAGCCACGTCCTCCCCCAGCGCATCATCGACAGCGGCCTAACCGGAAAGACCATCGAAACCCTCATCGACCACATTGAGTACGACGAAGGCCGTGACCCCGTCGCCGACCGTTCCTGGGAGAAGATCTAGCCGATCGTTGTCAGGCGTCATCGCTAGCAATCATTCTCCCATGTTCCCCCTAACACTGATGTTGGTATGCGACCGCTTCGCTGTCCTGGAATTTTGGTGACACGCCTGCTCTGGCGGGGTAAAGCAAGCGACTGTATGTGGAACTTGCGAATGAATCAAATGTGGTTGGGCATCAGCCTTTTAATTCTTGTGCCTGCAATGGTTCAGGCGGGTGGAAAACATTTGGAAGTGATGGCTCCTCTGTGTATGCAACATGATTTTCATGGTAAACCACACTTGGTGACGGAAAGCAGTTTCGAGTCCTCCGAGGGGGATCAGGACAAATTGGAATCCGTCAAGCGTTCTGAGTATGACAAAGATGGAAACGCGATCCGGGTGGAAACCTTTGATTCTTCAAATCGTAAGACTGACTCAGAGATATACACTTACGACGAGGGGGGCACGTGGGTATCACTTGTTGAATTGAGCGAGGGCACCCAAACCACCTATCAAATCTTTGTGGATCTCAAAACGAAACGCATCGCCAAGGTGGACCAGCGATCAAAAAACACCGAGTTCATCAGCTATTCCGAGCAAGGCTTTGAATTGGGAAGTATTACTCAAACTATCGCAGGGAAGACTTTGGAGAAGACGACATTCAAGCGGAATGCCCTCAACAAAGAAGAACATGTTCTTTTTGAAGAGCCGATTGGAAAAAAGACATCCGAATTTATCATCCAATGGCTGCCCGAAGGTTTTGAGCGTACTTCCACCATCATCATGCACGACAAGGACGGGGATCAATTCGTCATGACTTATGAATACCCTGAAATCGATTCGGCAGGGAATTGGCTAACCCAGATTGAAAAATCAGTTCTGATTCTAAAGAACGGCGAAAAACGTTCACTGCCAACTGTGACCAACAAACGGAAGATCACTTATTATCCTTAGCCCACCCCGAAAGTCAGGCAAGGCGCGAGCGTTGAGATTTAGGTTAGCGCACCTCAACTGAACTGCCCAGCCAAGCATCAAAGCGCGTTGTGCCGAGCAGGGGATTCGCACCGGGCGTGAGGCTCTGGTCATTGACTTCGGTGCCAAAGTATCCGGCATCACGGTCTGTCTCCACCCTGCGGTCATCCAGGGTCGCACTCAGGTAGCGGCGGGCGATTTCATCCAGCCGGATCGGCTCGGGACCGGCCAGTTCCACCATGCCTCGGGCGGGCGCAGCGACGGCGATTTCCACCAAAGCGGTTGCCACATCTTCCGCGGCAATCGGCTGCATGAGCACCGAGGACAAACGTACCGTCTTCCCCACCGTGCTGGCGTGGGCAATGCTGCTGACGAATTCAAAAAACTGCGTCGCGCGGACGATGGTGTAAGGAATTGGGGATGCTTGGATGAGCTGTTCCTGCGCCATCTTCGCACGGAAGTAACCGCTGGCCAGCAGACGCTCCGTGCCTACCACCGACAGCGCGATGTGATGCTTCATTCCAGCGGCCTTTTCAGCCGCCAGCAGGTTGCGGCCCGAGGTCTCAAAGAACTCCATCACAGGCCCGTCTTCAAAGGAGGGCGAATTCGCCACATCCACCACCACCTGCGCACCTGCCAGTGCCTCCGCCAAGCCTTCACCCGTCAGAGTATTGACACCCGTGCGCGGAGAGGCAGCCACCACCTCGTGGCCCCGCTGGCGAAGCTTGTGGGTGAGCTTGCCCCCGATGAGGCCCGTGCCACCGATGATGACGATTTTCATATTCTTGTTTTTGTCGCTGGATGTTTGGTTATTCATGGCGAGGTCAGCATGGCATCAGCATCGCTTTCCGTGTAGCCACCCCTTTCGCATAACAGTCATTCAACATTTGCATGAGAGCCTTTGAAGACCTGACCCTGCTTCGCGCCTTCGTTAGCATCGTCGAATCCGGCAGCATCTCCGCTGCGGCACGTTGCGTGCGGGTGTCTCAGCCCACTCTCAGCCGCCAGTTGCGGTCTCTGGAGGAACTGTGCGGCACCGCACTTCTGCGCAGGGACACTCACCAAATGAGCGTAACGGAGACCGGGCAGCGTTTCCTGGCCGATGCCCGGACCCTGCTGGGCCATGCCGAGGAAGCGGCCCGCCGCCTGCATGCAGACCACACGACCTTGAGCGGTCAGTTGCATCTCTTTGCCACCGTGGACCTGGGGCAGTGGGTGGTCACACCTTTGGTTAGCCAATTCTTGCAGGCAAACCCTCAGGTCACCGCCACCCTGGCCTTGAACAACCGTCCTCTGCACATGATCCAGGAGGGCTGCGACGTCGGGATCGTGCCGGGCCGGATCACTGATGACAGCGTCATCGCCCGGCCCGCAGGCGTCATCCCGCTCCACCTCGCGGCCTCACCCGCCTTGGTTCAGGGGCGGCCTCCGGCAAAGACACTGGCAGATCTCAAGTCCTGGCCCTGGGTCTCCCTTTCGGGCTCTCATTTCTGGGGCACGACGGAGGTCACCCTTTACGATTCCAACGATGCCGCTCAGACCTTGCCGACTACGCCCGTCCTTGTCTCAGAAGGCGTCACCAGCATCCGCGAAGCCGTGCGCGATGGGCTCGGCGTTGCACTGCTCCCAGATTGGCTGATCGAAAAAGACCTCGAGTCAGGCACCCTCGTACGCGTCCTGCCACGGCTCAAAGCCAAGGACCTACCCATCCACGTGGTCTATGCTGGCCAGCGGGTGCTCCCGGCACGCGTCAGTGCCTTCATTGACTTTGCCGTTCGATATCTGGTGGCATTCGGCAACACACCGCCCAACCCCTGACGATGGCGATTGAGCAACTCGTGCATTCCTTCAGGCTTTCGGTGGCCATTGAGTCCCCGCGAGTTCGGGAGGCAATTGAGTCGGGTCCACCGGGTAGATCAAAGACATGTCGGGCGGCGTGGTCGCGCTTGGCAGGAATTCAGTTTCCTCGGGACCGCCGATAATAAGCCAAAGCACTTCGCTCTCCGTGTCATTAAACACCTGACGGAGCTGATCTGGTCCCACCAAAACCCCGCCGTATCGGGGGAGGGTCAGACTTTCCTCGCCCACTCTCAGGCGGCCGGTGCCTTCCAGCACAAAGTAAAATTCCTCCGCCCGCACGTGCTTGTGCAGGGTGTTGGCACTGCCGGGCGGCATTCGCCACAGTCGCGCGCCCAGATTCTCACTGCCCGTGCGCTCCAGATAGTCCGCATTCGGGATCTTCATCAGATTCGACAGCCGCCATGAAAGGTCTTCTGGGCGAATGAGATGGTAACCTTGGATGGCGCTCATACAAAAAAGCGGCGTTGGAAAACGCGACTCAAACGAAGTTGCGAAAGGCGATCGATGTGTGGCGGCGCAGCCACCTATCTTCCCACCACTTCCAGCAGCTCCACCTGAAAGATCAGATCGCTGTTCGGCGGAATTTTGCCGCCCACGGCACGGTTGCCATAGGCCAGCCGGGCTGGGATCAGAAGCAGCCACTTGTCCCCCGGTTTCATCAACTGAAGCGCCTCCGTCCAGCCGGGAATCACCTGGCCCACGCCAAAGGTCGCAGGCTGGCCTCGCTCGATCGAGCTGTCGAAGACCGTGCCATCAGCGAGCGTGCCGTGGTAATGCACCGACACGGAATCGCTGTAGGAGGGGGACCTGCCGTAGGTGGGCCCAGAGGCCAGCACCCGATATTGCA
It encodes the following:
- a CDS encoding LysR family transcriptional regulator: MRAFEDLTLLRAFVSIVESGSISAAARCVRVSQPTLSRQLRSLEELCGTALLRRDTHQMSVTETGQRFLADARTLLGHAEEAARRLHADHTTLSGQLHLFATVDLGQWVVTPLVSQFLQANPQVTATLALNNRPLHMIQEGCDVGIVPGRITDDSVIARPAGVIPLHLAASPALVQGRPPAKTLADLKSWPWVSLSGSHFWGTTEVTLYDSNDAAQTLPTTPVLVSEGVTSIREAVRDGLGVALLPDWLIEKDLESGTLVRVLPRLKAKDLPIHVVYAGQRVLPARVSAFIDFAVRYLVAFGNTPPNP
- a CDS encoding SDR family oxidoreductase, which produces MKIVIIGGTGLIGGKLTHKLRQRGHEVVAASPRTGVNTLTGEGLAEALAGAQVVVDVANSPSFEDGPVMEFFETSGRNLLAAEKAAGMKHHIALSVVGTERLLASGYFRAKMAQEQLIQASPIPYTIVRATQFFEFVSSIAHASTVGKTVRLSSVLMQPIAAEDVATALVEIAVAAPARGMVELAGPEPIRLDEIARRYLSATLDDRRVETDRDAGYFGTEVNDQSLTPGANPLLGTTRFDAWLGSSVEVR
- a CDS encoding DUF5069 domain-containing protein, with the protein product MPHVPGLRSCYAKVGRLIHFGRMLDKIRLHAQGKLPADYVPLVGDSQVYTLDSRLCRFLGVPYEIIRHHVLLHPAESDEDILTWTQARGALRSDEECHIWNRFIAKLGWRDERSHVLPQRIIDSGLTGKTIETLIDHIEYDEGRDPVADRSWEKI
- a CDS encoding cupin domain-containing protein — encoded protein: MSAIQGYHLIRPEDLSWRLSNLMKIPNADYLERTGSENLGARLWRMPPGSANTLHKHVRAEEFYFVLEGTGRLRVGEESLTLPRYGGVLVGPDQLRQVFNDTESEVLWLIIGGPEETEFLPSATTPPDMSLIYPVDPTQLPPELAGTQWPPKA
- a CDS encoding FKBP-type peptidyl-prolyl cis-trans isomerase, translating into MKLFPFFSAALLLCLTACQTEPVKKKKTVRQPPAPGVGGAAAVTPSVSPSGVVTTASGLQYRVLASGPTYGRSPSYSDSVSVHYHGTLADGTVFDSSIERGQPATFGVGQVIPGWTEALQLMKPGDKWLLLIPARLAYGNRAVGGKIPPNSDLIFQVELLEVVGR